The stretch of DNA CGCGTGCTGCGGGTCAAGGGCAGCGGGTCGGACCTCAAGAGCATCCAGCGGGAGCATTTCCCCGGCGTTCGCCTGGACGACATCCTGGCGCTCCTCGAGCGCGAGGACATGGGCGACCAGGAGATGGTGGACTATCTCCGCTTCGCCCTCCAGGAACCTGACGGCGCGCGCCCGTCCATCGAGACCTTGCTGCACGGCTTCCTGCCGGCCGAGGCGGTGATCCACACCCATGCCGACGCGATCGTCTCCCTCACCAACAACACCCGCGCCGCTGACGTCCTCCGCGCGATCTATGGTGACGAGGTGGCGGCGCTGCCGTACCGCCGGCCGGGCTTCAGGATCTCGCGCGAGGTGGCCGAGCTTCTGCAGCAGCGGCCGGGGCTCCGCGCCATCCTCCTCGAGAAGCACGGGACGATCTGCTGGGGCGCGACGCCGAAGGCGGCCTACCTGGCGACGGTGGAGCTGATCAGCCGGGCCGAGGAGGCCATCGCGCAGCAGGCCCGCGGGCGGGTCCGCTTCGGGGGGGTCGCCGTCCCCGCGCCGGCCACCGAGGAGCGGAGAGCCGTGGCGCTCGCCGCGGCGCCGCATCTGCGAGGCCTCGTGGGCCGGGAGCGCCGCGCCATCGTGCTCTTCGACGATGCGCCCGACGTCCTGGAGTTCGCCGCCTCCCGCGAGGCCCAGGCGCTCTGCAACGTGGGCCCGGCCACTCCGGACCACACGATCTACACCAAGCGGCTGCCGTGCTTCGTCCCTGTGGACCGCCCCGCCGACCCGGAGGCGGTGAAGGCGGCCCTCGGCGCCTCCGTGGAGCGCTTCGTCGCCGACTACACCGCCTACATCCGGGCGCATGACCGGGAGGGGGCGGCGGCGCTCGCGGATCCATACCCGCGCGTCGTCGTGGTGGCGGGACTCGGCATGTTCACCACGGGCAAGGACCGCCGCACCGCGGGCATCGTCAGCGACATCTATCACCACACGATCTCGGTGCTGGGGGCGGCCTCGTCCTTCGGGCCCTATGTCTCGCTCTCGGCGCAGGATGCCTTCGACGTCGAGTACTGGCCGCTCGAGCTCTACAAGCTCGCCCAGGCGCCCCCCGAGCGTGAGCTGTCGCGTCGCGTGGCGCTGGTGACGGGCGCCGCAGGCGCCATCGGGCGGGCGGTGGCGCTGCGCCTGGCCGCCGAGGGGGCGCACGTCGTGCTGGCCGACGTGGACGAGGCCGGGGCGCGCAAGGCGGCCGACGATCTCCGCACCGCCCATGGGGCGGGACGCGCCCTCGGCCTCGGCCTGGACGTGACGAGCGAGGCCTCCGTGCGCGCCGCCTTCGAGGAGACGGTGCGCGCCTATGG from Candidatus Rokuibacteriota bacterium encodes:
- the rhaD gene encoding bifunctional rhamnulose-1-phosphate aldolase/short-chain dehydrogenase, with the protein product MNSRWDDAAARGLDDLDLLVYTSRLVGAETSLVVWGGGNTSIKRAERDHRGRAARVLRVKGSGSDLKSIQREHFPGVRLDDILALLEREDMGDQEMVDYLRFALQEPDGARPSIETLLHGFLPAEAVIHTHADAIVSLTNNTRAADVLRAIYGDEVAALPYRRPGFRISREVAELLQQRPGLRAILLEKHGTICWGATPKAAYLATVELISRAEEAIAQQARGRVRFGGVAVPAPATEERRAVALAAAPHLRGLVGRERRAIVLFDDAPDVLEFAASREAQALCNVGPATPDHTIYTKRLPCFVPVDRPADPEAVKAALGASVERFVADYTAYIRAHDREGAAALADPYPRVVVVAGLGMFTTGKDRRTAGIVSDIYHHTISVLGAASSFGPYVSLSAQDAFDVEYWPLELYKLAQAPPERELSRRVALVTGAAGAIGRAVALRLAAEGAHVVLADVDEAGARKAADDLRTAHGAGRALGLGLDVTSEASVRAAFEETVRAYGGLDIVVSNAGIAHSAPVDRMELGDWERSFAVNATGHFLVAREGMRLLEAQGLGGTFVFVATKNVMSPGKDFAAYSAAKAAEAQLAKVLALEGGPHGIRSNIVNPDAVFRESRLWSAEVRRERARAQGIAVDELEEFYRKRNILARPILPEDVAEAVLFLASDRSAKTTGCTLTVDGGVKDAFPR